DNA from Onthophagus taurus isolate NC chromosome 2, IU_Otau_3.0, whole genome shotgun sequence:
ATAATCACGAATGGTGAACAATATCGACACGCTGTTTCCCTCTTCGAGGTCTAGCAAACGTAGGCGCAAAAAAATAGAGCTTAATCGTCCGGAAAGAAACCAATTTACTGCAGGACAAATAAATCTCCCGCGACAGGTCTGATTCGGAATTTATGACTTTTTGTATGGTACCCAAGAAACGGGAAACCCTGCCAAATTAACTAGAAACACACGGGAATTTGCCCTTTAACTCCCTAAAACCTGAAAAAATCGTTTCGGGAAACACGTAAtttcattcaattttacaAACACACCTTAAGCTGGTGACAATTCATTTCGTATTCTTTTGTACGAATTGTATTTCTGTAACGCAACTCTGGAAACGAAATAGcaaaatttgcatttaaattTGTGGTTAGACTCTTGAGAAATAGACGTTCCCTCTTCCACGTAATTTACTTACACATCCAAGAAAtctgaatttaaaataactaattactttagatacttttttaataaaagataactCGCAACTCTTTCGTAatcgcaaaacaaaaacgAGATATCTCTGTATATTGTCGTCACATACTTCAATATTGGCGATGACACCGAACTAAGTGTTCGTTTGCTTTTATTGGCGCGGAGAAATGTGGATGGACGAATACATGCAAATTCGAAATCTACATAACAACGCTGTACCGATGCCTTCTGGAATATCATATCTGCATAACGTATGTGATATGCAAGCTATTCGTACATCGTTGGATCATTGAAGCCAACAGGAAATTAAAATGGCACATGAGTTTCTGTTGTTGAAACACTAGCGATAATAGAGATTTTATGGATATTTATGGTGTTTCTATGACTCACATTTGATCCACATacaccaaaataaaaatgatgatttctgtaaacatttttgatttatgttagactgtaatttataacaacaatctcatggaaattataaaaactagagttacaacaaaagttaaatataattaaaatgcaaaacaaaatattgaATTGGGTATAttcaatattttgaaaatgaacgAACTAGAGTTGATGTCTTCAATGTTACGATGCAAGGATGACCATTAGCACAACCTCTGCAGGGTATGTGTGGCATTTCTTTCCTGGGAATTCTCAGAAAGTATACAACTCTGCTCTTAGAATGTTGGTTAGAAAGTTAGAAACTGATCATTCCCCTGCCTCCGTAAAAGCAGTTGAAGAAAACCTCCAATTAAATAGTTGATGATAAATTTCAGCTGTGCTACTAAGATTGCTAAACAAAGAAaacgtattattattaaaaagcatTTCAAACCCATTATAAACTGTACTGTATGATTACCTATTCCCTTTAATAAACACAGCaacttcaatttaatttaatttgatcttCATCAAATATTCAATACAAGAGTTGCTTCTCTATTGATCGTTATCATAAAGGAATAATAACCCACCCACTCCAAAATTAATGGTAATTCACATCGTTTATTACACATCATTTATTCTGTTTAATTGGAAATTTCGTATATAACCCAAATATTTCACCAATTTTCATATTGACCAACGAGATTCGCAAAGCATCTATTTAAATGATgaagtattaaataaaaaaaatctttatattttatatacagaACCTGCAATAATGTTGCAATCATTACTTGGCGTTTAAATTTACCGCTAATGTAAGAAAAAGAAcatttaaatatgtaaattaggtaaaaaatctgaaactaaaataaatttagaaaactttTACATTGTATTAAGCTAACATGGAAAATTTACGGTGCGCGTTTAAAAGTTATAAGTGCCACGTAACGACATCACTAACTTAGCCCAAATTTAAACAATAGATTCACTTAAACCAGCATAAAGTCGAAACGAGTCAGCGAACTTTAACTGAAACTCCCATTTGCGATGCGGCGGAATACAGCGGAGGAAAAGAGAAAGCGCGAATGGTTAATCTCGCTGATATCTTAATCCTTTTTCGAATGATACGCAACTCGGAGTTGAATACAAAATCCGTCATTCACTGAACTGACAATGATAAATCGTAAAGCAGATTATGTTGTGATATTTAAAGGCCGCCCTCTTCAGAATCAAcgaataaaatagaaattacgTTCATTTCTCATCTTAATCAAAGATCTTAACGTTTAAATCAAATACATCTTTCATAATCTTTTGGAAATGCTTGTACTgtgtatttgttttataaacagatattattgaatgaatttatacatattaataaattcatttatcacaaatttcttgtggaatttaataaaatcaagaaatttaaCTTGTGGAATTACTTATTGGATTGTATGTAGTCCGATGTACATTTACATAATTTCCTCGTAATACAGGAACGGAATGAAAGTCAAAAGATCTTGTTTGCCGCTTCGACGAATCTTGAATAAGAAATACCGTTGAAATGGATTGGGTACATGATACGTGATGAACTATTTGCAGTTTTTCCTGACTGCAAAGAAGCACGATGGTATGCAAGCTTTCCAAGAGGGTGCAATTACTCCAAGACTACTCCGCATCAGACTAGAAATAATATTAGCGTGTTTCTTTGGAAACATCTAGATGAAATATAAAAGCTGTATTGATTACTTCGTCGTTTAATGATGTACTTCACTGTaataatgatattttcaagtaaaaggaaaatagtaaaatgtaatgtaaatttatatttatacatttttaaactgCTAATGAAGGTTATTCGGAAAATActtattcataaataaaaaatactaaagaatGAAACTAATTATTCGACCAATGAAAACATATCCAAATGATTGACAAATAGTTCGCATTAATTCCAGTTTGTTCAAAATGGTTGTAAActaaatgattgaaaattacTTTATTACTATCCCTTGTTgttcaatattattaaaatctgtTTGGCACTCAATTAAGACATGTCCAAATTGTTTAGAGCTCAATTAtaactattttcttttattcaaaatgattgaaGACTGCTTGGTAATTATTGAAAACCTATTTCAATAATTGAGGAACTATTCCAAGttatttgaaatgattgaaaaatggttggtactcaataaaaatgtgttaaaatgaCGGAGCACTGAGTATTTGAAAACTGGTTGGTAATTATTCAAAACATTTCTAAATTGTTGTTCTTTTTCCAACAGTATCTAATAACATATTGCAGAGTATTATTGACTGATAACTTAATATACTTTTGACAAAAAACACTATAACATGCTTATAATTTGCTAGCAGCATTTAGTCATCCTCTAGAAATACCTATCATTTTCttagcagtatctaatttTCCGTCAGCAGCATCCAATATTCTGCCATCAATAAGTACTCTTCAGGTAGTAGTTAGTATTCTTGTATtggcagtatctaatcttccaTTAGCAGTATCTTGTTCTCTGCCAGCAGTaactaattttttgtaaacagTATCCAAAgtttaaaatgattgaaaactaAACGGGACTCTATTGAGAACTTGTTTATAGCTATTccgtcttctttaaaatgatggaAATTGAAGCTGATCATTGAAATCTTGGATAAACGATTGAAAATTGGTGAAAACACCTGACAACTCaagaattcttaatttattcttttattctACGTAAAATTGTAGCTGGTCAAGATTACTTATTGATATGAATCGCTTAAATTTAAAGCTTAGACGTTTTTCACAACACATCCTTTCAACTAAATAAGAAACATACCAAAAGGATCTATGTGCGTTATAGATTAAGATTAGTCTTGGAAGTAAGGAAGTCTCATTAAGGGCAATGTGAAGAATTCCCGCTATCTTTGTAATTCTTTTGCAAACATTCtagtaaatataattttgaaaatacttagCTACATCTTGTTGATTCCGTGTGATTTCATACAATAAGAATaggaattaacaaaaaaaaattgttcaaaaaattgtaggAAATCATCGAAAAACGTGGacgtttattacaaaatggaTTGTTATTGAAACGGTGATTTCTGACCAATTGTATTAACGCGTGACATTATCGTTTCATTCGAAGTTTTTCTCTTTTCCATCGCTATTTTATGCAGAAATCTATAATTTTGTCTCTATAATTAAAGTAGAATCTAGATATCCGGGTTAATTactaaatcaattaatttaaatgaaagGTTATATTGATTGTCAAGGAGGTAGATGTTAACATATGAAAGTTCTAAAATgtctcaatttttaataaaatctttattacgAAGTCTTGAAACTGTTATTACCACCGAGTCGTAACAAAATATCTGTTTCTGAAATTAAGCTAGTTACCCTTAATGAAAACGTTGCCAGATTGTTTCATTAGatgcattttaattattactacTCTTTGGCCTGAAGCTGTAGTTTGCCGTAGGTGCCGACGAGTCAACCAACAAGGCTATTCAGTTTCATGAATCCCTTGGCGTTCGAGATTTGGATATACGTCTTAGCCGCTTACATGCTCGTCTCGTTCACCCTCTTCGTGATGGCACGATTTTCACCCTACGAATGGAACAACCCTCACCCTTGCCACCAGGACTCCGACATTGTCGAAAACCAGTTTTCGGTCTCCAACAGCTTCTGGTTCATTACCGGAACGTTCCTTCGACAAGGATCTGGCCTGAATCCAAAGGTTTTCACCTTTAAGCAACCCTATTTTTAGATAACATagttaatttttacattttttttgtaaattttggctgtttataatgaatttattttgtgCATGAAGCATGTTCTGTTAAGCTGGCTCTCGTAGCAAGAGATATGCGTTGTATCGCTTGGGAAGGTGATTGTTTCACTAATGCGCTTTCATGCTTCAGCGATAAATACGAAGGGTATTAAATTATTCCTAGGTGGTGTCGGCCGTAATGAGATGCATGTTATAGGGTAATATATTACAatgtgaaataaatttaataggCGATATTATTTATGGTGTTTGTGGGATGCATACAAAATCGAACAGGTAagtttaatcataaaaaattgaaaatacttgAACTAATTTAGTTTAacacaacaaatttattaacaaaaattttaaatttatacaaaacaataaactcattaaaaatctttttttacgtttaacaTAACACCATAATCAGTTGGTTGATTTCCGGGTAATCCCCCAATATGTTTTGAGGCAAAGCCTTCAATGTTAGCGTTTGTTGTTTTATCTTGGAAAAAGTTATAACGTCCAGATGCTTTTAAATCAGTACCCCATTGCTCGGTATGAGTTCCAGCTAAGTGTGCGACACTTCCGGTTGGTTTATGTAAGTAATCAGCTTCACCACCTACTGTTAAAGGACTATGATGGCGAATATTATCGGTTGCAAACACGTGGGTGTCCAATCGATGGTTTTCATTATCAATGGGAGTTCCTCTACCGCCAATAATAAGTCTACCTGGATCGGAGATATCAACATTTCCATAAACGCTTCCtctgttaaattaaataaattcaattaattaaatagaaatgtataaataagttgaattataaaattaccTTCTAACTCGTTCTAGTGGTACCAATTGATAAATATCACCATCCTCACTTTCAAGTATTGTGGGATAAGGAAGGGCAACAACCGCCGAAGCAAAGTATAGAGTTGCAATTACAAAAACCGATTTCATTGTTGCAATTGTTGTGTTCTACTTTGGAACTCTTAAAGCAGTCGTCGAACTGTGTTGACAAGAGACCACATCGGAGTTTATATAgctaaattttctttgttagcGTACGAAATGGGGAATTCCAAATCTTTTAGTGGCATCCATAAATCCCCGCATTAATGAAAAATCCCCACGTCCCAGTCgaaattttacactaaatttgtatttctttGCACTCGATGCAATCAATCATTTAACGTCAAGGTCATATGCGTTAAAACGTTTTCGCGGATTTACGTTCTCCGTATATTAACCAATACAAAGATAAGTTTATCGTAGGTCACCAgttagattttattaaatttaaaatattgaagAGAGATATGATTCAATTCTTGTTAAATTTGTAGGGAATAGCAGTTTGGAAAGTGGGCGCTTAGGGCGGTATCTTGCCAGAGAAAATCGTGCACCTATtcaaaaaggaataaaaagtATCACACAAATCAATAACCGCTAATGCATCTCTAAAACCATTAATCCATACGATCGAACGAAATACAAGCTCTAAGGCCATATAATGTATATTCatcattaaattaacaaacgGGTTACAAGATGCTAGCGAAAATTACTGGAATAAAGTTGGGATAGATGTTTGATTAAGTCTGTATTGTCCATGTAATTTCCTTTATTTCAGATGTAGAAATTGGAGTACAAAAtagaattgataaaaacttcgttttttaaaataagctTAGCTTACGGATTAGtatgttttttatgaatttaaaaaacttttactttaaaaacCTGTTCCATTGAAAATTACTCAAAACCGCATTGAAAATCATACAGCCATTTTCGCTTTGTTAATCCGCTATTCACCATGAAAGTACttttgaaatacaaaaaaaaataatctggAGTTTATTTTATGGGGCTCTTTTTGAGGAAAACTGGCATTAATACCCGTCAATGTTGGATTAAACTAACAgacttaaaaagtttttcatatttcaatttattttgtataaatttactttaatttgttatttttcagtTATTTATTTCCGTTAtctttgtaataataaatttgcaaCCGTAGTTTAATCTCACTCGATCCCTACGTATTAATGTTTAACATGTCAAAGTTAACAAAAGCGCATTGTTCTAGTAATAGACGAGCACTAAACCTCACTTTCAAAGAAAAGCTTAATTGCTATTGTTCGGTACgcttttcatcgataattttttaatgattcttttaatatatttacgAGATTATATCTTCCTTAATAATTAATGGCTGAAATTATTCTTCAATCATAATTgatattgtttaatattaattaacacattcTCTTGGTGGAGTAACTAGTTCAAACATTGACGTAACCGTTTTAAGTTTACCTATGGagctttattttctttgaaatatgGTATGTTAGACCAAGTAAGTGTATAGATATGCTAGTACATAGAGATGATCTACcggaaattagaaataaattatgtatataaaactgtattttaattacaatacTGTGTTTGTTGACTTTCAATATTTCATCCATGGCGAATTTCCCAATCAGGACTTATTCTTCTTTCTTATTGCAGTGAAACCAATTGTAGTTATTTTTCCCATATGGAAAATAATGGGAAAATATATTCCCATTAAAGCAAGTTTTCCGTTCAATCCAACTCAATTAGCCAAGGCGTGTTAGGCCAAAAATGCCTGTTCCGAAATAGTCTAGTTTCAATGTTTCTCGCTCTCTatcattttcgttattaatatTGTCGTGCGAACACTTTCTACCCAACGTCCTTCTTTAATTGCCTAAACTCTCAAAACTATCTTCTGATATTGTGCAAATAATGAGCAGAATCCCACTTAGTCAGAATCTATGTAAGGTGGTATCCTTACTTGCATCTTTCCTTTTAAATCACGCTCTAAATATCCAATACAAAGGTGTTTTTTCAATGCACTTTTTCCTACTTGCCACATCTGTGGCGTTTCCTTTATCTGGATAATCTTAACTTGCCCTTTGTACCATATCATTGTTCACTCTTCCATCAGCACATTCAGGAGAATCCTATCACAACTtctaatttttagatttatggTTCCAGGATATAatacaattttcaataagCAAATTGAAGGAATCGGTGATAGTAAAGCAGCCTAAGCAAGGTTAACGGACCCAATACTACtctttaaatcaataaaataaatttatttaaaaaaattactacaaatttataaaatttacataatcGATAAGTTAATTTCTAAAATCCCTGTCATCATAAGTAAGTTTCATACGTGCGGTACTTGCTGTTGGTTTAGGTAAATAATTAGATTCACTATCGtcgattaataaatattgatgcTCTCCACCCTTGTTATTAATTGGATCGCTGATGTCCACTCTTTCATAAACACATCCTCTGTCacaaaaattcaaacaaatttaatttaaaatattttaatttaaaattaccttTTAGCACGTTCGAGTGGTACCAGTTGATAAATAGCACCGTCCTCACTTTTTAGTTGAGTTGGATAAGGAAATGCAACGATCGAAACGAAGCAAAGAGCACCAATTATCAAAGCTGAATTCATTGTAAGGAATTATCACTAATATGCGagatctttttaaattataattctttagttttctaaataaaaagaatttcgaAAGTTATTGCGTTTTtgacattataaaaaattggtcgTAACATGTCATTAGAGTTGATGGATCTAGGTTAAATTTGgagtttttctttataattgtaatttaatttgtagTTACAAATTGctaagatataaaaatgattaataagaaaaaaatagatttttaagtgtatatgtttttaattcaactaatatttattacaaccattaaatattataaaaagtattaaacttaagtttaattaaaatctctTCTATAATTAAACATAACTCCATAATCGGTAGGTTGCTTTCCAAACCCTCCCAAATGTTTTGAACCGAAAGCTTCAACATTAGCGTTGCTATGTTTATCTTGGAAAAAGTTGTATCTTCCAGATGCTTTTAAATCGGTGCCCCATTTTTCAGTATGAGTGGCTTCTAAATGTGCGGTACTTGCAGTTGGTTTATGTAAATAACTGGCTTCGGCACCGACGGTTAAAGGATTATGATGACGGATGTTATCGGTGGCAAAGATATGCGTGTCCACTCTATGGTTCTTGTTATCAATTGGTGTATTCTTTGTGCCGACAATATAACTACCTGGATCAGTGATGTCGACATTTCCATAAACACTTTCTctgttaaattaaacaaattaaataaaaatgtataaataaattaaatataaaattaccTTCTAACTCGTTGTAAAGGTACCAATTCATAAAGTTCACCATTCTCATTTTCTACTATTCCGGAGTATGGAAGGGCAATAACAGCCGAAGCGAAGCAAAGAGAAGCGATTAACAAAGCAGAATTCATGTttgaaattgttgttttactACTTATTTTCATAAAGCAGTTGATTGAACTGTGTTAAATGCAATTTTCAACGAGACTTATATAccaaaaatctttgttttcGTGGGTAAAGGggattccaaaaattttagtttttacgATAAGGTCTGATAATAAGAAGTCCCCGCGTCCTAAACAAGAGTTGTAAAACAAATTTGGGTTTTTCTAATCTCTAATGACATCTTAATCAATGTTTTAGTATCGAGGtcataaactttaattaatgtatttcaattttaaactgtgtttatattttaataatcacATAAGTTTATAAACATCAATAAGTTTTTCGATAAGAATGTTTAGAAGaggtttaataaatttagatgttttaattaataggagaagaaaaagattttttgcgCCAAAATTATCCAGATatctaaaattgattttaactttttgatCTCAACCAAAAACCAAGAAAACCCAAGCGATATTTATAAACTTGTATAAtcataaaatgtaaacatactTCGATATAGAAATAACACTGATAACAAATGTGACCTCGacattaaattgttaattaagaTGAGATTACAGCcaagaaaatttaagtttttttctcAATCTAAAATTTTGGAATCCCCTTTTCGTGGGAAAACAAAGAGAATCGTGATATATAAACCTCGCTGCTGTTATCATTCAACACAGTTCATCAACTGCTTTAATTGAACAAGTAGTAAaagaacaatttaaaaaatgaattctgCTTTGTTAATAGCTTCTCTTTGTTTCGTTTCGGCTGTTATTGCCCTTCCATATCCCGATATAGTAGCAAATGAGGATGGCGAACTTTATCAATTGGTACCATTGGAACGAGTTAGAAGGTAatcgtaatttatttatataaaaacatatttaattaaactgtttatttaaattttgtaacagAGGAAGTGTGTATGGAAACGTTGACATCACAGATCCAGGTAATTACATTGTCGGTACAAAGAATACACCAATTGATAACAAGAATCATAGATTGGATACGCATGTTTTTGCTACCGATAACATCCGTCATCATAATCCTTTAACCGTCGGTGGTGAAGCCAGCTATTTACATAAACCAACTGCAAGTACAGCACATTTACAAGCTACTCATACGGAAAGATGGGGTACGGATTTAAAAGCATCTGGAAGATACAACTTTTTCCAAGATAAACACAGCAACGCTAATGTTGAAGCTTTCGGTTCGAAACATCTTGGAGGATTCGGAAAACAACCTACCGATTATGGTGTTATGTTTAATTATAGGagagattttaattaaaagcattgtttatatattttttatatctttttaataaaagttttttcataaacatttttgagcCACGGAATTcgtatttatttagttattggtatgtttttcatttctagcttttatttatttttacctttttattaaaaaatattacatgtACAAAATTAATCGGACAAATCAAACATATTATAGTTCacctcaattttgaaaaatcaagcGAAACAACAGCGAATATTAGGGCTCAatatttgtaaacaatttgtGGCTTGTATAACATAGATGAATAATTTACGTTAATCATCGTCGTCGAAATCTTAGCTTGTACATAATTATAGGAAACACAATCATTTCGGCGGATATTAATGAGGAGTTCAATTCAATGCCGCTTTTCTGGCCTTAATTATTATACCCTACTAAAggaatagtaataaataaatacattcaaacaccaaaaactaataaaaatagttattaCGGAACactaataatattataaacttATAAATCACGCGATATCTACATTAACAAATATGAAGCCAAGAAGCGCATTTGCTTAAAAGCTTTTTAGTAAAGTGCACGAAACTTCGCACCGAATATGAAATCACCTTCGGTTATTCAAGCAAAtagatggtgagctaatagtATATCGCATCGTGCGATAGTGTTACCATATCGGGAGTATCTACAGCTAAATCTCATTTCTCAAATGTAGGCCACTtcaataataaactaaaatctgCAATTTAACAAAAAGTAACCAAAgtgtaaaagaattttttctaaCTTCTTAAATTCTAAAGAATGAATAAAGTTCGAAACAAAATTCATAACATTGCAATGTATTATTGAacagaaatttatttattagtacTACTTAATTATACCCGAACAATAAACAAATCGCTGCAAAAGTGTGTGAGGTTTCATTCCCTTCAATCTCTTGAATAATATCCAGGAGCTAAATGGCTTCAACGATGGTACCGCAGTAGTCTTTTTCATGCTTCCCTGCGAAATCTTGGATTACGTTGTAGATGTATTTGATTTCGAGATCATCATGCAGTTCTTGATTTAGACTACCTTGAATGATCAATTGATTGGATGACTTAGTACAAACCCACAGCTGTGTTCCCTAAGCTAATTCCCTAATAATTATGTTCTGATAAAGTAATCATTTATCTACTTTTGAGTCTAATCTGCTCAAGTTTCCGTTTAACATGATGCTTCTAATTCAGTCTGCCATCAAGGTGGAAACCGATTTATTGATTCTAAATATTTGCTTGAATATTCCAAATACAgcatcttttgaaattggaaTATCTGCGGTGTACAGTAGATAAAGGAGTAATCCTAAAACACTGCCTAAATGTTGAGTATGCTTCTGTCCACTTCTTTTCTCAATAACGGTTGTCACAATCACTTGATCTATTGTTGAATGGCGATTACAAAATCCAAactaatttagaaaataatctatcaaacaattttgaaatgacaAGTAATAACGAGATAGGTTTATATGTTCGAACTAGCTCCGTTGGTTTGCGGAATTTTTTAGGCATTGTTATCTATACCGTTTTAAAACATTGCAACGGGGCATTCTCAGTCTCAAGCTTCCATTAAATAAGTCTACATTGTGATTGCTTTTCTTTGCAATTCTTTTATAAACCAaggaaatatcatcaaatcCAGAAGCCGTTTTAGGGTGAAAACAGCTTCATACTTATTTTTGGCTACTAAACAGTGGTTTATTGGCCATAAACTGCTAGGTGTTGGGCAAATAATTCAGATTTTCATCATTGCGTCTGACCCATTGATTTTGTGCGTTTTTTCTCTCCATAATGAGTATATTTTTCAAAGCCTCTATGAttcaattctttaaattttttaatctcagAGTCCTTTTTCCGAAATACTTAAATTTCCCAATAACCTTTAGCCATTAACCTCCACAGTTAGTACTGGTTACATAATTTGCACACATTTTCATGTGTAGTTAAGCAAAATAATACTGCCAGATGTAGACTTTCTGATAGTCAATATTATTGTTGATATTCTCGTTGTGATTTTAAATCCGTAATCATTGTAACGACTAAAATCACGTATCTTCTATTTACTGTTACCTTAATCCTTATCCAGACATCGAAGTTCTCACTAAGAATACTGTTCTGCAAAGCAGAGAATCTATCCAGAAAAGATTTATAACTTAGAATAGTGGTATGCGTTGTCATTGCTCgctaattatattaataaatataatcctCAACTAAATGTACAAAGCatgtaataaatcaaaaattattacaaataaatatttaaaactatcaAAACAATAGATTAACAGATTAGCAACCATAggttgaaaaaataaattcaaccTTGTAA
Protein-coding regions in this window:
- the LOC111425842 gene encoding uncharacterized protein; protein product: MKSVFVIATLYFASAVVALPYPTILESEDGDIYQLVPLERVRRGSVYGNVDISDPGRLIIGGRGTPIDNENHRLDTHVFATDNIRHHSPLTVGGEADYLHKPTGSVAHLAGTHTEQWGTDLKASGRYNFFQDKTTNANIEGFASKHIGGLPGNQPTDYGVMLNVKKDF
- the LOC111425841 gene encoding uncharacterized protein; this encodes MKISSKTTISNMNSALLIASLCFASAVIALPYSGIVENENGELYELVPLQRVRRESVYGNVDITDPGSYIVGTKNTPIDNKNHRVDTHIFATDNIRHHNPLTVGAEASYLHKPTASTAHLEATHTEKWGTDLKASGRYNFFQDKHSNANVEAFGSKHLGGFGKQPTDYGVMFNYRRDFN
- the LOC111425843 gene encoding uncharacterized protein — its product is MNSALLIASLCFVSAVIALPYPDIVANEDGELYQLVPLERVRRGSVYGNVDITDPGNYIVGTKNTPIDNKNHRLDTHVFATDNIRHHNPLTVGGEASYLHKPTASTAHLQATHTERWGTDLKASGRYNFFQDKHSNANVEAFGSKHLGGFGKQPTDYGVMFNYRRDFN